A single Elusimicrobia bacterium HGW-Elusimicrobia-1 DNA region contains:
- a CDS encoding glycine--tRNA ligase subunit beta: MMENKPKKCYNPKPMAPVKKVAAQPADIIIEIGCEELPASYIEPAAAEFAAKIVALLDEKNVPHGEVAYYHTPRRLAVTVCGVAPKADDKIEEYTGPAVAAGRAEDGSFKPPAIGFARKLGLPPEKLSVKKLAKGEYFAAEIKIPGDKTEKILSDGLQGIISTIKFPKSMVWNETKFRFARPIRNILALYGSKIVKFSAGGVQSSAKTFGPGPGFGKKLTVSGTAKYLQALKNTCVLADHREREKLLRRALEAAAMSVKARVLFDEDLVSEVNSLVEYPTALAGRFDKKYLALPEEILITCMKKKQKFFALRTKEGALSENFVAVKNGISSGVERIVAGYEKVLTARLEDALFFYKNDLKLSPDAMAAKLSGVTFRERLGSMADKTARVRKLAVSFADAAGLKEDAKKNAARGAELAKADLTSEIIFEYPELCGIAGAIYAKNAGENDTVVSIIREHYRPSAADSDGTVPSGAEASIVAIADRADTIAADFAIGIIPTGSEDPYGLRRAAAGLLKILLEKNISLPLNLIFAEALRGLVDSSDERTKKTISSDIDGTLAKIKDFIRLRLETIFQESGRGIDEIRAALAAGFDDVPDAAARAEALGAAKNDKAFEQITVSLKRAGNIIRQAQKAGTDVKTLAVDETLFAQDEEKELSGAVESLLNDFEILRKSRNYPEALTLLTKLAVPLENFFNKVMVMAPEANLRGNRLALLSRIVEHYRLIADFSELKGA; encoded by the coding sequence ATGATGGAAAACAAACCGAAAAAATGTTATAATCCAAAACCTATGGCACCCGTAAAAAAAGTCGCGGCGCAACCCGCCGACATAATAATCGAAATCGGCTGCGAAGAATTACCCGCATCCTACATTGAACCCGCCGCCGCGGAATTCGCCGCCAAAATCGTCGCTCTGCTCGACGAAAAAAACGTGCCGCACGGCGAGGTTGCCTATTATCACACTCCCCGCCGCCTCGCGGTAACGGTTTGCGGAGTCGCGCCGAAAGCCGACGATAAAATCGAAGAATACACGGGGCCGGCCGTCGCCGCGGGACGCGCGGAAGACGGTTCGTTCAAGCCGCCGGCCATCGGATTTGCGCGCAAACTCGGCCTGCCGCCCGAAAAATTATCCGTTAAAAAACTCGCCAAAGGAGAATACTTCGCCGCTGAGATAAAAATCCCCGGCGACAAAACCGAAAAAATACTCTCCGACGGCCTTCAGGGAATCATCTCGACGATAAAATTCCCGAAATCAATGGTATGGAACGAGACAAAATTCCGTTTTGCCAGACCCATACGAAATATACTCGCGCTGTACGGCTCGAAAATCGTAAAATTTTCGGCGGGCGGAGTCCAATCTTCCGCCAAAACATTCGGCCCGGGGCCGGGATTCGGAAAGAAATTAACGGTTTCGGGAACCGCCAAATATTTACAGGCGCTCAAAAATACCTGTGTGCTGGCCGACCATAGGGAACGCGAAAAACTGCTAAGACGGGCGCTGGAAGCCGCCGCCATGTCGGTAAAGGCCCGCGTGCTTTTCGACGAAGATTTGGTGAGCGAAGTCAATTCGCTTGTAGAATATCCCACGGCGCTCGCGGGACGATTCGACAAGAAATATCTTGCCCTGCCGGAAGAAATACTTATAACCTGCATGAAGAAAAAGCAAAAATTCTTCGCGCTCAGGACCAAAGAAGGCGCGTTGAGCGAAAACTTTGTCGCGGTTAAAAACGGGATATCGTCCGGCGTGGAAAGAATAGTGGCCGGCTATGAAAAAGTGCTTACCGCGCGTCTTGAAGACGCCCTCTTTTTTTATAAGAACGATCTAAAACTAAGCCCTGACGCAATGGCGGCCAAACTTTCCGGTGTCACATTCCGCGAACGCCTCGGCAGTATGGCCGATAAAACCGCGCGCGTCCGGAAACTCGCCGTTTCATTCGCCGATGCCGCGGGACTCAAAGAAGACGCCAAAAAGAACGCCGCAAGAGGCGCCGAACTCGCAAAGGCGGATTTGACGAGCGAAATTATATTTGAATACCCCGAACTCTGCGGAATAGCCGGCGCGATTTACGCCAAAAACGCCGGCGAAAACGATACTGTGGTTTCAATAATACGGGAACACTACCGCCCGTCCGCCGCCGACAGCGACGGAACGGTTCCTTCCGGAGCGGAAGCATCAATTGTCGCCATAGCCGACAGGGCAGACACCATCGCCGCCGATTTCGCCATAGGCATAATACCCACCGGTTCGGAAGATCCCTACGGTCTCCGGCGCGCGGCAGCCGGTCTGCTTAAAATTCTTCTTGAAAAAAATATATCTCTGCCGCTTAATTTAATTTTTGCCGAGGCGCTGCGCGGCCTGGTGGACAGCTCCGATGAGCGGACAAAAAAAACAATATCCTCCGATATCGACGGCACACTTGCGAAAATAAAGGATTTTATACGACTGCGGCTGGAAACGATTTTTCAGGAAAGCGGGAGGGGGATTGACGAAATACGCGCTGCCTTAGCCGCCGGATTCGACGACGTGCCCGACGCGGCCGCCCGCGCGGAGGCGCTGGGCGCGGCAAAGAACGACAAGGCCTTTGAACAGATAACCGTATCGCTGAAGCGGGCCGGCAACATAATAAGACAGGCGCAAAAGGCCGGAACCGACGTAAAAACTCTTGCCGTAGACGAAACTCTCTTCGCTCAGGATGAGGAGAAAGAACTTTCCGGCGCGGTCGAATCGCTGTTAAACGATTTTGAGATACTGCGAAAATCCAGAAATTACCCCGAAGCTTTGACACTGCTTACAAAACTCGCCGTTCCGCTGGAAAACTTTTTTAATAAAGTGATGGTAATGGCGCCTGAGGCCAATCTCAGAGGCAACCGACTGGCTCTGCTGTCCCGCATAGTCGAACACTATCGCCTGATAGCCGACTTCTCCGAGTTAAAAGGCGCCTAA
- the metW gene encoding methionine biosynthesis protein MetW, with the protein MTNTKINPVYDAAVSWVTENSSVLDLGCGGGELLERLSREKRARVTGIEIDEQAIYSCVARGLSVLHEDLEAGLKDFADKSFDYVILLDTFQQVRRPAVILDEALRVGKKVVAGFPNFANLKSRMQIFLGGRAPVTPALPYKWHDTPNLHFLSALDFEDYIKEKNITVEKREFFTGIRRVRYLPNLFGEEAVYLLSAGKPERNK; encoded by the coding sequence ATGACGAATACAAAAATAAATCCCGTTTACGACGCGGCTGTTTCGTGGGTGACCGAAAATTCGTCGGTGCTGGATTTGGGTTGCGGCGGCGGGGAATTATTGGAGCGCCTGTCGCGCGAAAAGCGCGCCAGGGTGACCGGAATCGAGATAGACGAGCAGGCGATATACAGTTGTGTGGCCAGAGGCCTGAGTGTTTTGCACGAGGATCTGGAGGCGGGTCTTAAGGACTTCGCGGATAAATCTTTCGATTACGTGATATTGCTCGACACATTCCAGCAGGTGCGTCGTCCCGCGGTGATTCTTGACGAAGCGCTGCGTGTCGGTAAAAAAGTCGTCGCCGGATTTCCGAATTTCGCAAATCTTAAATCGAGGATGCAGATATTTCTGGGAGGACGGGCGCCGGTCACGCCCGCTCTGCCGTACAAATGGCACGACACGCCGAACCTGCATTTTTTAAGCGCGCTCGATTTTGAGGACTATATCAAGGAAAAGAATATTACCGTCGAGAAAAGAGAATTTTTCACGGGCATACGCCGCGTGAGATACCTGCCTAATCTTTTCGGAGAGGAAGCCGTATATCTTTTGTCGGCAGGCAAACCCGAAAGAAACAAATAA
- the cysK gene encoding cysteine synthase A: MLRIYDDITKTVGNTPLVRINRIASGAAATVLAKLESFNPLSSVKDRIGVSMIDDAEQRGILKEGAVIVEPTSGNTGIALAFVAAARGYRLILTMPDTMSVERRQLLKIFGAELVLTEGTKGMRGAVEKAEEIARSIPGSFLPQQFNNKSNPAIHRATTAEEIWRDTGGAVDIFVAGVGTGGTITGVGEGLKKRKPGVRIVAVEPSDSAVLSGEKPCPHKIQGIGAGFVPAALDLCVVDEIFKVTNEESGSFARRLAREEGILAGISSGAALYAAVEVARRPENAGKTVVVLLPDTGERYLSTWLFEK, from the coding sequence ATGTTAAGAATATATGATGATATAACGAAAACCGTAGGCAACACACCATTGGTAAGAATCAATCGCATCGCATCGGGCGCCGCAGCGACGGTTCTTGCCAAACTCGAATCTTTCAATCCGTTGTCGAGCGTAAAAGACCGCATCGGAGTTTCGATGATAGACGACGCCGAACAAAGAGGAATTCTCAAAGAGGGCGCGGTCATAGTCGAGCCGACGAGCGGCAATACGGGCATAGCCCTGGCCTTCGTTGCGGCGGCAAGAGGGTATCGCCTGATACTTACCATGCCGGACACAATGAGCGTCGAACGTCGGCAGCTTCTTAAAATATTCGGCGCGGAACTTGTCCTGACCGAAGGTACCAAGGGTATGCGCGGAGCGGTTGAAAAAGCCGAGGAAATAGCGCGTTCGATTCCCGGGAGTTTTTTGCCGCAGCAGTTTAATAACAAGTCCAATCCCGCGATACACCGCGCGACGACGGCGGAAGAAATTTGGCGCGATACCGGCGGAGCCGTTGACATTTTTGTTGCCGGCGTGGGCACGGGTGGAACGATAACGGGCGTGGGCGAGGGATTAAAAAAAAGAAAGCCCGGCGTGCGTATAGTGGCCGTGGAACCAAGCGATTCCGCCGTGCTTTCCGGCGAAAAGCCATGCCCGCATAAAATTCAGGGAATAGGAGCGGGCTTCGTTCCCGCAGCGCTTGATCTCTGCGTAGTGGACGAGATATTCAAGGTAACCAACGAGGAATCGGGATCCTTCGCGCGTCGTTTGGCGCGCGAGGAAGGGATACTGGCCGGAATATCGTCGGGCGCGGCGCTTTATGCCGCGGTGGAAGTAGCGCGTCGTCCCGAGAACGCCGGCAAAACAGTGGTGGTGTTGCTGCCGGATACCGGCGAAAGATATTTGTCGACGTGGCTGTTCGAGAAATAA
- a CDS encoding Rrf2 family transcriptional regulator: protein MKLTYKGDYALKIILDLAQHYDKGLSRVKDISERQDIPKKYLEQIIIILKGAGYVRSRRGPDGGISLAKPPEKIMLGEIIRLTDGATSPITCISKTEPSKCRDFGRCSFVDMWRDIRDYTNSIVDNTTFADMVEKSKKISVKHPDYNI, encoded by the coding sequence ATGAAACTGACATACAAAGGCGATTACGCTTTAAAAATTATTCTTGATCTTGCCCAGCATTACGACAAAGGCCTGTCGCGCGTAAAAGATATTTCAGAAAGGCAGGATATACCCAAAAAATATCTTGAACAAATCATCATCATTCTAAAAGGCGCGGGATACGTCAGAAGCCGCCGCGGCCCCGACGGAGGAATATCTCTGGCGAAGCCGCCGGAAAAAATCATGCTCGGCGAAATCATCCGTTTGACCGACGGCGCTACGTCTCCCATCACCTGTATAAGCAAAACGGAACCGTCGAAATGCAGGGATTTCGGCCGATGCTCGTTCGTGGATATGTGGCGCGACATTCGGGATTACACAAACAGCATAGTAGACAACACAACATTTGCGGATATGGTCGAAAAATCCAAAAAAATATCCGTAAAGCATCCCGATTACAACATCTGA
- a CDS encoding homoserine O-acetyltransferase, translated as MKDERKTSSGEGLGIVETKYFAFNGLELEFGQKLSEVTIAYETYGRLNENKSNAVLIAHALTGDAHAAGCHEGDERPGWWDEMIGPGKAFDTDKYFVICSNVLGGCRGTTGPSSINSETGKPYGASFPTITIKDMVSAQLRLTEHLGIAKLLSVAGGSMGGMQTLEWLSSHPDRVRSAIPIATTAKHSPQQIAFSEVGRQAVTADPDWRGGDYYGVSFPSRGLAVARMVGHITYMSDASMAEKFGRRVKTSRPGFKFEPDFEVEGYLKYRGESFVKRFDANSYLYITKALDYFDPAGDRPLHEVFSGLAAKVLAISFKSDWLYPSYQTQAIVRALKIAGADVTYCEIESTYGHDAFLLEFKEETRLIKHFLERVRSVGELTKE; from the coding sequence ATGAAAGACGAAAGAAAAACGTCGTCCGGCGAAGGCCTCGGCATAGTCGAGACAAAATACTTTGCCTTTAACGGACTTGAACTGGAATTCGGCCAAAAACTCTCCGAAGTAACCATCGCTTACGAGACCTACGGGCGGCTTAACGAAAATAAATCCAACGCCGTGCTCATAGCGCACGCTTTGACCGGCGACGCGCACGCGGCCGGCTGTCACGAGGGCGACGAAAGGCCCGGATGGTGGGACGAAATGATAGGTCCCGGCAAGGCGTTCGACACGGACAAATACTTCGTAATCTGCTCGAATGTTCTGGGCGGATGCAGGGGAACCACCGGTCCGTCGTCGATAAATTCCGAAACCGGCAAACCTTACGGCGCTTCGTTCCCGACGATAACCATTAAGGACATGGTATCCGCGCAGCTTCGGCTGACGGAACATCTGGGGATAGCCAAACTTCTGTCCGTCGCCGGCGGCTCGATGGGCGGAATGCAGACGCTCGAATGGCTCTCGTCTCATCCGGACAGGGTGCGTTCGGCCATTCCCATAGCCACTACGGCGAAGCATTCTCCTCAGCAGATAGCGTTTTCCGAAGTCGGCCGGCAGGCCGTAACGGCGGATCCCGACTGGCGGGGCGGGGACTACTACGGCGTGTCTTTTCCGTCGAGAGGGCTTGCGGTGGCCCGCATGGTCGGACATATAACTTATATGTCCGACGCGTCCATGGCCGAAAAATTCGGCCGGCGCGTGAAGACATCGCGTCCGGGATTTAAATTCGAGCCGGATTTCGAGGTCGAGGGCTATCTTAAATATCGCGGAGAGAGTTTTGTAAAACGTTTCGACGCCAACTCTTACCTCTATATAACCAAGGCGCTCGACTATTTTGATCCTGCCGGCGACCGGCCGCTCCACGAGGTCTTCAGCGGTCTTGCGGCCAAAGTTCTGGCCATATCGTTTAAGTCCGACTGGCTGTATCCGTCTTATCAGACGCAGGCGATAGTGCGGGCTCTTAAAATCGCCGGCGCCGACGTTACTTACTGCGAAATAGAATCCACGTACGGGCACGACGCGTTTCTTCTTGAGTTCAAGGAGGAAACCCGTCTTATAAAACATTTTCTGGAGCGCGTCCGGTCCGTGGGCGAACTGACAAAGGAATAA
- a CDS encoding O-acetylhomoserine aminocarboxypropyltransferase (catalyzes the formation of L-methionine and acetate from O-acetyl-L-homoserine and methanethiol) yields the protein MSNEKKQLSPETILLHGAQTPDSATGARAVPIYQTTSYQFRDSEHAANLFALKEFGNIYTRIMNPTTDVFEKRMALLDGGVGALAVASGQSAITLAILNLARAGDEIVSADNLYGGTYTLFHYTLPRLGITVKFVKSNDLAALRSAITPKTKAVYAESVGNPKLDVADLDGISRIAREARLPFILDNTVSPYLLRPFDYGVDIAVYSATKFIGGHGTSIGGVIVDAGKFDWTIKEDGKSKFPTIADPEPSYHGINFVEALKPMGNIAYIIKARVTLLRDLGPALSPFNSFLFLQGLETLHLRMVRHSENAVKVAEYLQKHPKVVWVNYPGLKTSPEYERVKKYLPRGAGSIVGFGIKGGLAAGRRFIDSLQLVSHLANIGDAKTLAIHPATTTHQQLSEDEQRATGVTPDFVRLSVGLENTDDIIADIEQALGQ from the coding sequence ATGTCGAACGAAAAAAAACAATTGAGTCCCGAAACTATACTATTGCACGGAGCGCAAACGCCGGATTCCGCCACCGGAGCCCGCGCGGTGCCTATTTATCAAACCACATCTTATCAGTTCCGCGATTCCGAGCACGCGGCCAATCTGTTCGCGCTTAAAGAGTTCGGCAATATCTATACGCGCATAATGAATCCCACCACCGATGTGTTTGAAAAGCGTATGGCTCTCTTGGACGGCGGCGTCGGCGCGTTGGCGGTTGCGTCGGGGCAGTCGGCCATAACGTTGGCAATTTTGAATCTTGCCCGCGCCGGCGACGAGATAGTGTCCGCCGACAACCTCTACGGCGGAACGTACACTCTTTTTCATTACACGCTGCCGCGTCTGGGCATTACGGTGAAATTCGTGAAGTCGAACGATCTTGCCGCGCTGCGGTCGGCCATAACCCCAAAAACGAAAGCGGTTTACGCCGAGTCGGTAGGAAATCCCAAACTCGACGTCGCCGACCTCGACGGTATTTCGCGCATTGCGCGCGAAGCGCGTCTTCCTTTTATACTGGACAATACCGTATCGCCGTATCTGTTGCGGCCTTTTGACTACGGGGTCGATATCGCGGTTTACTCCGCCACCAAGTTTATAGGCGGCCACGGGACTTCGATAGGCGGAGTTATCGTCGACGCGGGTAAGTTCGACTGGACTATAAAAGAAGACGGGAAATCCAAGTTTCCCACGATAGCCGACCCTGAGCCGAGCTATCACGGCATAAACTTCGTCGAGGCGCTCAAGCCGATGGGCAACATCGCTTACATTATCAAGGCGCGCGTGACTTTGCTGCGCGACCTCGGGCCTGCGCTCTCTCCGTTCAATTCATTTTTATTTTTGCAGGGACTTGAAACGCTTCATTTAAGAATGGTTCGCCATTCCGAGAATGCCGTCAAGGTTGCGGAGTATCTGCAAAAACATCCCAAGGTTGTCTGGGTAAATTACCCCGGCCTTAAAACAAGCCCGGAATACGAGCGCGTCAAAAAATATCTTCCGCGCGGAGCCGGCTCGATAGTGGGTTTCGGCATAAAGGGAGGGCTTGCCGCCGGACGCAGGTTCATTGATTCGCTGCAACTTGTATCACATTTGGCTAATATCGGCGACGCCAAAACGCTTGCCATTCACCCGGCGACTACGACACATCAGCAGTTGTCGGAAGATGAGCAGCGCGCTACCGGAGTAACGCCCGACTTTGTGCGGCTTTCCGTGGGACTGGAAAATACCGACGACATAATAGCCGATATAGAGCAGGCGCTGGGACAATAG
- a CDS encoding type VI secretion system ATPase TssH encodes IVISKSVCSVTVGQQKRTNHYSLPTNRFLYFKDASAMNHNQSSPQEQSVENPLEKYTRDLTDLARKEKLDPVIGRDSEIRRVMQVLSRRTKNNPVLIGEPGVGKTAIAEGLARRIASGDIPESLKNRRVLSLDMGALIAGAKYRGEFEERLKAVLKAVTSSNGEIILFIDEMHTLVGAGAAEGAVDAANIMKPMLARGELKCIGATTLDEYRKHIEKDAALERRFQPVVVGQPTVEDTIAILRGLKERYEIHHGVKIKDSALVAASALSNRYISDRFLPDKAIDLVDEAASRLRIEIDSMPLELDELERKIRQLEIERQGLIKEKSKTADVDAKISLLRKERDRLSEHWRKEKEIITRLRSLKEETERLKIEEHQAERAGDLGKVAELRYGKSRDIGQRLAEENNKLAALQEKLKMLKEEVDEEDIAEVVAKWTGIPVSKMLETESQKLLRMEEFLKRRVVGQDEGVAAVAASVRRSRSGLSDPNRPIGSFIFLGPTGVGKTELAKSLAEFLFNDERSIVRLDMSEYMEKHSVSRLMGAPPGYVGYEEGGQLTEAVRRRPYSVVLFDEIEKAHPDVFNSLLQILDDGRLTDGQGRTVDFKNTVIIMTSNLGAEIYQKTETPLLEIMEKGLKDELMTALRAFFRPEFLNRIDEVVVFRNLARESIKQIVDIQIAQVNARLSEKKIVVSLDDKSKEYLAAAGFDPHFGARPLKRAIQREIVDVLSGKLLAGGIKEGARVSVTAIPKGGGLKFNVP; translated from the coding sequence ATAGTGATTAGTAAAAGCGTCTGTTCGGTCACAGTTGGACAGCAGAAACGGACTAACCACTATTCACTACCCACTAATCGCTTTCTTTATTTTAAGGATGCCTCCGCTATGAATCATAATCAGTCGTCCCCGCAGGAACAGTCCGTCGAAAATCCGCTTGAAAAATACACAAGAGACCTGACTGACCTTGCGCGCAAGGAAAAACTCGACCCTGTAATAGGCCGCGATTCCGAGATACGGCGCGTGATGCAGGTTCTTTCCCGCCGCACGAAAAATAATCCCGTTCTCATCGGCGAACCCGGAGTCGGTAAAACCGCCATAGCCGAGGGGCTGGCGCGGCGCATCGCTTCGGGCGACATTCCCGAGTCGCTTAAAAATCGTCGCGTGCTGTCTCTGGATATGGGCGCGCTCATAGCCGGCGCCAAATACAGAGGCGAGTTCGAGGAGAGATTGAAAGCGGTTCTCAAAGCCGTGACTTCTTCCAACGGGGAGATAATACTTTTCATCGACGAGATGCACACACTCGTGGGCGCGGGCGCGGCGGAAGGCGCCGTGGACGCGGCAAACATAATGAAGCCGATGCTTGCGCGCGGCGAGCTTAAATGTATAGGCGCGACCACTCTTGACGAATACCGCAAACACATAGAAAAGGACGCGGCTTTGGAGCGCAGGTTTCAGCCCGTCGTAGTCGGGCAGCCCACCGTCGAGGATACAATAGCGATTTTGAGGGGGCTTAAAGAACGCTACGAAATACACCACGGCGTAAAAATAAAGGATTCGGCGCTCGTGGCCGCTTCCGCGCTGTCCAACCGTTACATTTCCGACAGATTCCTGCCCGACAAGGCCATCGACCTGGTGGACGAGGCCGCCTCGCGCCTGAGAATAGAAATTGATTCAATGCCGCTGGAGCTCGACGAACTCGAAAGAAAAATCCGCCAACTGGAAATAGAGCGGCAGGGGCTTATTAAGGAAAAATCCAAAACCGCCGATGTCGACGCCAAAATATCGCTACTGCGCAAGGAGCGCGACCGTCTGTCGGAGCACTGGCGCAAGGAAAAAGAAATAATCACCCGTCTTCGCTCGCTTAAAGAAGAAACCGAGCGGCTCAAAATCGAGGAACATCAAGCGGAACGCGCCGGCGATTTGGGCAAGGTCGCGGAACTGCGCTATGGAAAATCGCGCGACATCGGACAGCGTCTCGCCGAGGAAAACAATAAACTCGCCGCGCTTCAGGAAAAACTTAAGATGCTTAAAGAGGAAGTGGATGAAGAGGATATAGCCGAAGTCGTCGCCAAGTGGACGGGTATTCCGGTATCCAAAATGCTGGAAACCGAATCGCAGAAGCTTTTGCGTATGGAAGAGTTTCTTAAGCGCCGCGTCGTCGGTCAGGACGAAGGCGTTGCCGCCGTTGCGGCGTCGGTGCGCCGCTCGCGTTCCGGGCTTTCCGACCCGAATCGTCCGATAGGGTCGTTTATTTTTCTGGGACCGACGGGTGTGGGTAAGACAGAATTGGCAAAATCGCTGGCGGAATTCCTGTTCAACGACGAGCGAAGCATAGTGCGGCTCGATATGTCGGAGTACATGGAAAAACATTCCGTATCGCGGTTGATGGGCGCTCCCCCGGGCTATGTGGGTTACGAAGAAGGCGGCCAGCTCACGGAGGCGGTTCGCCGTCGGCCGTATTCGGTGGTATTGTTCGATGAGATAGAAAAAGCCCATCCCGATGTTTTCAATTCGCTTTTGCAGATTCTCGACGACGGACGTCTTACCGACGGGCAGGGACGCACCGTGGATTTCAAGAACACCGTCATAATTATGACGTCCAACCTCGGCGCCGAAATTTATCAGAAGACCGAGACGCCTCTTCTGGAAATAATGGAAAAAGGTTTGAAGGACGAGTTAATGACGGCGCTCAGGGCGTTTTTCCGTCCGGAATTTTTGAATAGAATCGACGAGGTCGTGGTTTTCCGCAATCTGGCCAGAGAAAGCATAAAGCAAATTGTGGATATTCAGATAGCGCAGGTCAACGCGCGGCTCTCGGAGAAAAAAATCGTCGTTTCGCTTGACGACAAATCAAAAGAATATCTGGCCGCCGCCGGATTCGATCCGCATTTCGGGGCGCGTCCGCTTAAAAGAGCGATACAGCGGGAGATTGTCGATGTGTTGAGCGGCAAGCTTTTGGCAGGCGGGATAAAAGAAGGCGCGCGAGTATCCGTTACCGCGATTCCGAAAGGCGGCGGACTTAAGTTTAATGTGCCTTGA